Proteins from a genomic interval of Chitinophagales bacterium:
- a CDS encoding T9SS type A sorting domain-containing protein, which produces MRQIIFFLLIYIGMSSLQAQVTIKKSNFPRKVFIEQVYITSNADVVAPSTGPNQVWDYSGIKLGNLAEFQHIDASNDPDFPNADSYYLRSTNFQSFQIPYYSYERVDESGYYAVGAKLVDTSYPITSITGGADDMLKFTSIPRQLQGGFNYYMEFPMTYQTKWTSNYIDYIDFELTVAAFGLDQVPGFNKQYVSINSEVVGYGQLTIPMPDGSPSTPVEVLLLQSTSTRIDSFFLGGTLAPSILLNAFGVSQGQIISNDANYSFYTPDFEDLVLFVSDQEDDFYNYSPKATLPQPKLTLTESNFPRQASFTDVQHYTTQPDVAVPTEGINQLWDYSYLMSEYTETTDYFDATNDPIFTEALNFHDFERAILTFPVSTQYYEVKDEQGWYEVGKNTEEIAYPLTQLSGGPTDNIHFPPTKLFTEGRLDRVRFPMTYQKEWTQSNKQTFNFDVSIAAFGLNQVPGNVERTIIETRKVVGEGQLIIPAMDGTGASTIPMDIFLLKVERTTIDSIFLGGALAPETLLNAFGSTSVQTNSDEFYLFYKPNSGLTVCTLHFGQNKFSFQPDAVSNPCGDGIQNGDETGIDCGGSACAPCGDLCINATDLQLGTTVTGNTNLFTNNDLTDVCEQVDAPDIGVWYTFVGTGNDVTLSTDYSGTNFDTNLQVFAGECGDLVCVAADEDSGEDFVNSYTSSLTFTSVAGTTYYVYLSGFYGETGNYELSIDSTLPITISHDRTCDVPTEGQSQVTVTITGGVGPYQVSGNFNGEIEENEAFIFILDDNETSYDIIVVDSEGNESQVFETGLIPCTKLPVELLSFEGEVQTEGNLLQWATASELNNQFFTLSYSTDGQNFTPLQRIEGNGTTSSANRYEFLHRNASKGTTYYQLSQTDLDGTTKDLGTISLQRGEFSLSSIEVYPTATNNQLNISYGFADTSKSVTLNVYDLFGRIVKSQNIDSNDASLQLNVSDLAAGTYILKIENGLETLTAKFIRL; this is translated from the coding sequence ATGAGACAAATTATATTTTTCCTATTGATCTATATAGGAATGTCCTCACTGCAAGCCCAAGTTACCATCAAGAAAAGTAACTTCCCTAGAAAAGTATTTATAGAACAAGTTTATATTACTTCAAATGCAGACGTTGTCGCACCCAGTACAGGACCGAATCAAGTATGGGATTATTCTGGAATCAAGTTAGGAAATCTTGCTGAATTTCAACACATTGATGCCAGTAATGACCCTGATTTTCCGAATGCAGATAGTTATTATTTAAGAAGTACCAATTTTCAGAGTTTTCAAATTCCTTACTATAGCTACGAAAGAGTGGACGAAAGTGGATATTATGCAGTAGGGGCAAAACTTGTAGATACCAGCTACCCCATTACTTCAATTACTGGAGGAGCCGACGATATGTTGAAATTTACCTCCATTCCAAGACAACTCCAAGGAGGATTCAACTATTATATGGAATTTCCGATGACCTATCAAACTAAATGGACAAGCAATTACATAGACTATATTGATTTTGAACTTACCGTTGCTGCATTCGGCCTCGATCAGGTACCAGGATTCAACAAGCAATATGTAAGTATCAATAGTGAAGTCGTTGGATACGGACAACTCACTATTCCTATGCCTGACGGTTCTCCGTCTACTCCCGTAGAAGTATTGTTGCTTCAATCAACTTCTACCCGAATAGATAGTTTCTTCTTGGGAGGAACACTCGCCCCCTCTATACTTCTGAATGCTTTTGGGGTATCTCAGGGACAAATTATTAGTAATGATGCCAATTACTCATTTTACACACCAGATTTTGAAGACCTTGTTCTATTTGTTTCAGACCAAGAAGACGATTTCTATAATTATTCCCCAAAGGCCACATTGCCTCAACCCAAACTAACCCTCACTGAAAGTAATTTTCCCAGACAGGCGAGTTTCACTGATGTTCAGCACTACACCACCCAACCAGATGTTGCTGTTCCTACCGAAGGTATCAATCAGTTATGGGACTATTCTTATTTAATGTCAGAATACACTGAAACAACCGATTATTTTGATGCAACCAACGACCCTATTTTTACAGAGGCTTTGAATTTTCATGATTTTGAACGGGCGATTCTAACTTTTCCAGTAAGTACTCAATACTATGAGGTAAAAGACGAGCAAGGCTGGTATGAGGTAGGAAAGAACACCGAGGAAATTGCCTACCCTCTTACTCAACTCAGTGGAGGACCGACCGACAATATACACTTTCCTCCTACCAAACTCTTCACCGAAGGACGACTTGACAGAGTTCGATTTCCAATGACCTATCAAAAAGAATGGACACAGTCGAACAAACAAACATTCAATTTTGATGTAAGCATTGCTGCTTTTGGTTTAAATCAAGTACCTGGCAATGTTGAAAGAACTATTATTGAAACTAGAAAAGTAGTAGGAGAAGGACAACTCATAATTCCTGCAATGGACGGAACAGGTGCATCAACTATTCCAATGGATATATTTTTACTGAAAGTAGAAAGAACTACTATTGATAGTATATTTTTAGGAGGTGCGCTTGCACCAGAAACATTGTTGAATGCTTTTGGATCTACATCAGTACAAACCAATTCCGACGAGTTTTACCTTTTTTACAAGCCCAACAGTGGTTTAACCGTTTGTACTCTTCATTTTGGACAAAATAAATTCTCTTTCCAGCCAGATGCAGTATCTAATCCCTGTGGGGATGGCATCCAAAATGGAGACGAAACAGGAATTGATTGTGGAGGCTCTGCTTGTGCGCCTTGTGGTGACCTTTGTATCAATGCAACAGACCTTCAATTGGGTACAACCGTGACAGGAAACACCAACCTATTTACCAACAATGATTTGACCGATGTTTGCGAACAAGTAGATGCTCCAGATATAGGTGTTTGGTACACCTTCGTAGGAACAGGAAACGATGTCACTTTATCCACTGATTATTCAGGCACCAATTTCGATACCAATTTGCAGGTTTTTGCAGGAGAATGTGGAGATTTGGTCTGTGTAGCAGCCGATGAGGATAGCGGGGAGGATTTTGTCAATAGTTATACATCTTCTTTGACCTTCACTTCCGTAGCAGGTACGACTTACTATGTCTATCTATCTGGTTTCTATGGCGAAACGGGTAATTATGAATTGTCCATAGATAGTACTTTACCGATTACCATCAGCCACGATAGAACTTGTGATGTACCAACCGAAGGACAATCTCAAGTAACTGTGACCATTACAGGAGGTGTTGGTCCTTATCAAGTGAGTGGTAACTTCAATGGTGAAATTGAAGAAAACGAGGCGTTCATTTTTATCTTAGATGACAACGAAACAAGCTATGACATCATTGTAGTAGATTCAGAAGGTAATGAGTCGCAAGTATTTGAAACAGGCTTGATTCCTTGTACCAAACTGCCTGTTGAATTGTTGAGTTTTGAAGGAGAGGTCCAAACAGAAGGTAATTTACTGCAATGGGCAACTGCCTCTGAATTGAACAATCAGTTTTTTACCCTCAGTTATTCTACCGATGGTCAAAACTTTACACCGCTTCAAAGAATAGAAGGAAATGGTACAACAAGTTCTGCCAATCGCTATGAGTTTTTGCACCGAAACGCTTCAAAAGGAACGACTTATTACCAATTGAGTCAAACCGATTTGGATGGCACAACCAAAGATTTGGGTACAATTAGCTTGCAGAGAGGTGAATTCAGCTTATCTTCTATTGAAGTTTACCCAACTGCAACGAACAATCAACTCAATATCTCTTATGGTTTTGCAGACACTTCAAAATCAGTGACTTTAAATGTTTATGATTTGTTTGGAAGAATTGTCAAAAGTCAAAACATAGACTCCAATGACGCTTCATTGCAGCTAAATGTGAGTGATTTAGCTGCAGGCACTTATATTTTGAAAATAGAAAATGGTTTGGAAACTTTAACTGCAAAGTTTATCAGACTGTAA
- a CDS encoding ATP-binding protein codes for MPLKLLFVLFCFFFLQTIEANSTYTFGESFVERVSLGDSIGFFLEVEKQYQIEDLLHASDTIFAPIENKDQKMEGQTTVWSKVLLINKSTQTQNGYFSLCSLADSGRVYAVINNQVVDERITGNKMPPTHKSLPSTDNYVPFQIRKGEQILYYFKVYFHNSTKLNHIKHIFISPAEPLVQNMFMLYIWNFFYAGMMLLFSFVGLLMFWIFREKTFVYFTLLTFFFAVYFLQQDGILETFFFFQLLTNYTIVHSYILSGLFISTFLFLSNFIQLQSHFPRYYRLILAYTIFIAIIGHILNFSFEDQNLTVSIYNLSILPWMILIIIPIYWLARQKNDAARILLFSLSILFFALFIYILNLSYDFTQLLLAKYAFQVGTILFSGILFYSLFDKVNKIRDEKRHYEELDQMKSRFFANISHEFRTPLTLVLGPIGEVITKQKNDKNKSLLQMAEHNAQRLLELINQLLDLSKLEAGKMKLKASEQNLTPLLKGITMSFESYATRKDIRLHFASQKDDVWVYVDVDKIEKIFYNLLSNALKFTNEQGEIAVLMTEQKEWVEIQVQDSGIGISASRLPHIFNRFYQVDNSETREQEGTGIGLALVKELVELHRGKIDVKSTPQKGTTFTLLFHRGKQHLTEHEVVEYTSTSINKTPNLIEFSERDSLQLTSNPVFRFNKKFPTVLVIEDHADVRAYIKQYLVDSFHILEAINGQDGIEKALEHLPDLIISDVMMPKKNGYEVCQTLKTDQRTSHIPIILLTAKAAQEEKIEGLEIGADDYLVKPFDTQELEVRVRNLIAVRRQLRKSFADAPKIEPEAIQTNSVDKAFLEKICNIIEANLSNEQFSVEMLVEEVGMSRSQINRKLKALTDESANKFIRSLRLQKAAEMLRQKVGNVSEIAFETGFSSTSYFTKCFRDKYGTTPGNYLTD; via the coding sequence ATGCCCTTAAAATTACTGTTTGTTTTATTTTGTTTTTTCTTCTTGCAGACCATTGAAGCCAACTCTACCTATACCTTTGGAGAAAGTTTTGTGGAGAGGGTTTCATTAGGAGATTCGATAGGCTTCTTTTTGGAAGTGGAAAAACAATACCAAATTGAAGACTTACTACACGCTTCCGATACGATCTTTGCCCCTATAGAAAATAAAGACCAGAAAATGGAAGGACAGACTACTGTTTGGTCAAAGGTTCTGTTAATCAATAAGAGTACTCAAACACAAAATGGTTATTTTTCACTTTGTTCTTTGGCTGATTCGGGAAGGGTTTATGCAGTCATCAACAATCAAGTAGTAGATGAAAGAATAACAGGCAATAAGATGCCCCCTACTCACAAAAGCCTTCCTTCTACCGATAACTATGTACCTTTTCAAATCAGAAAAGGAGAACAGATACTGTACTATTTCAAAGTATATTTTCATAATTCCACAAAGCTAAATCACATTAAGCATATTTTTATATCTCCTGCTGAGCCTTTGGTTCAAAATATGTTTATGCTTTATATATGGAATTTTTTTTACGCAGGAATGATGTTGTTGTTTTCATTTGTAGGGTTGTTGATGTTCTGGATTTTTCGTGAGAAGACATTTGTTTATTTTACTTTACTGACTTTCTTCTTTGCAGTTTATTTTCTACAACAAGATGGTATTTTAGAAACTTTTTTTTTCTTCCAATTACTTACAAACTATACGATTGTTCATTCCTATATTTTATCTGGCTTGTTTATTTCCACTTTCTTATTTCTGTCTAATTTTATTCAGTTACAATCGCATTTCCCTAGATATTACCGTCTAATCTTGGCTTATACCATCTTTATTGCTATAATTGGCCATATATTAAATTTTTCATTTGAAGATCAAAACCTAACTGTATCTATTTATAACCTAAGTATTTTACCTTGGATGATCTTAATCATTATTCCTATCTATTGGTTGGCTCGTCAAAAAAACGATGCCGCTCGCATACTGCTGTTTTCCTTGTCGATATTGTTCTTTGCGTTGTTTATCTACATTCTGAATTTGTCCTACGATTTTACTCAACTACTTTTGGCGAAGTATGCTTTTCAGGTAGGAACCATTCTTTTTTCCGGTATTTTGTTTTACAGTCTGTTTGATAAAGTAAATAAAATCCGAGATGAAAAAAGGCATTATGAAGAACTGGATCAGATGAAATCCCGCTTTTTTGCCAATATCAGCCACGAATTTAGAACACCTCTGACTTTGGTTTTGGGGCCTATTGGCGAGGTAATCACAAAACAAAAAAACGATAAGAATAAAAGCCTTCTTCAAATGGCAGAGCACAATGCCCAACGACTGTTAGAACTCATCAATCAACTGCTTGATCTGTCTAAACTAGAAGCAGGCAAAATGAAACTGAAGGCGAGTGAACAGAACCTTACTCCTTTATTGAAAGGCATTACCATGTCTTTTGAATCTTATGCTACAAGAAAGGACATTCGACTGCATTTTGCCAGTCAAAAAGATGATGTTTGGGTATATGTAGATGTAGATAAAATCGAAAAAATCTTTTACAACCTATTGTCGAATGCCCTTAAGTTCACGAATGAACAAGGTGAAATTGCCGTTTTGATGACCGAACAAAAAGAATGGGTCGAAATTCAGGTGCAAGACAGTGGAATTGGCATTTCTGCTTCAAGATTACCCCATATATTCAATAGGTTTTATCAAGTCGACAACTCCGAAACTCGAGAACAAGAGGGAACAGGCATTGGCTTGGCATTGGTCAAAGAGTTAGTAGAGTTACACCGAGGAAAGATTGATGTGAAAAGTACTCCTCAAAAAGGCACAACTTTCACCCTTTTGTTTCACAGAGGAAAACAACATTTGACAGAACATGAAGTCGTAGAATATACTTCTACTTCCATCAATAAAACGCCCAATCTTATTGAGTTCTCAGAAAGAGATTCATTGCAGTTAACCTCTAATCCTGTTTTTCGCTTCAATAAAAAATTTCCCACTGTTTTAGTCATTGAAGACCATGCTGATGTGAGGGCTTATATTAAACAATATCTGGTTGATTCCTTTCACATTCTGGAAGCCATCAATGGACAAGACGGCATTGAGAAGGCTTTAGAACACCTCCCCGATTTAATCATTAGTGATGTGATGATGCCCAAAAAGAATGGCTATGAAGTGTGTCAAACACTGAAAACCGACCAACGCACCAGTCACATTCCCATTATTTTATTGACTGCAAAAGCTGCTCAGGAGGAAAAAATTGAAGGATTAGAGATTGGAGCGGATGATTATTTGGTCAAGCCATTTGATACCCAAGAATTGGAAGTGCGGGTACGAAATCTTATTGCAGTGCGTCGACAACTGCGAAAAAGTTTTGCAGACGCTCCAAAAATTGAACCCGAAGCCATCCAAACTAACAGCGTTGACAAGGCTTTCTTGGAGAAAATCTGCAACATCATTGAAGCAAATTTATCCAACGAGCAATTTAGTGTAGAAATGCTCGTAGAAGAAGTCGGTATGAGTCGCTCTCAAATCAATCGAAAACTCAAAGCACTAACCGACGAATCTGCCAATAAGTTTATTCGCTCTCTCCGACTTCAAAAAGCTGCGGAAATGCTTCGCCAAAAAGTGGGGAATGTTTCAGAAATTGCCTTCGAAACAGGCTTCAGCAGCACCTCTTATTTTACCAAATGTTTTCGTGACAAATACGGCACAACTCCTGGTAATTATCTCACCGATTGA
- a CDS encoding acyl-CoA dehydrogenase family protein, whose protein sequence is MSTKLVEPQNSNGTAHSKTAAGQDLYKHPDYFLVEELLTDEHRLIRESVQAWVKKEVSPIIEDYAQRAAFPHQLLKGLGEIGAFGPTIPVEYGGSGLDYISYGIIMQELERGDSGIRSTASVQSSLVMYPIYTFGTEEQRQKYLPKLATGEMMGCFGLTEPDHGSNPGGMITNIKDKGDHYLLNGAKMWISNSPFADIAVVWAKDEEDIIRGLIVERGMEGFTTPEIHGKWSLRASATGELVFDNVKVPKENLLPKSKGLKSPLMCLSSARFGIAWGAIGAASDCYDSALRYSLQREQFGKPIAGFQLTQKKLAEMITEITKAQLLAWRLGVLKNEGRATPAQISMGKRNNVDMALKIAREARQIHGGMGISGEYSIMRHSMNLESVVTYEGTHDIHLLITGMDVTGINAFQ, encoded by the coding sequence ATGTCGACAAAACTCGTAGAACCCCAAAACTCCAACGGCACTGCTCACTCCAAAACGGCTGCTGGTCAAGACTTATACAAACATCCTGATTATTTTTTGGTAGAAGAACTTTTGACGGACGAACACCGATTGATTCGTGAGTCGGTACAGGCTTGGGTCAAAAAAGAGGTCAGTCCCATTATTGAAGACTATGCACAGCGGGCCGCTTTTCCCCATCAATTATTGAAGGGCTTGGGCGAAATTGGTGCTTTTGGTCCCACGATTCCAGTCGAATATGGGGGTTCTGGATTGGATTACATTTCGTATGGTATCATCATGCAAGAATTGGAGCGAGGGGATTCTGGTATTCGTTCGACGGCTTCTGTGCAGAGTTCGCTGGTGATGTATCCGATATATACTTTTGGAACTGAGGAACAAAGACAAAAATACTTGCCCAAATTGGCAACGGGCGAAATGATGGGCTGTTTTGGATTGACCGAACCCGATCATGGCTCGAATCCAGGGGGAATGATTACCAATATCAAAGACAAAGGCGATCATTATCTGTTGAATGGCGCAAAAATGTGGATTTCCAATTCTCCTTTTGCGGACATTGCCGTAGTTTGGGCAAAAGACGAGGAAGACATTATTCGTGGTTTGATTGTGGAGCGTGGGATGGAGGGTTTTACGACTCCCGAAATTCATGGAAAATGGTCGCTCCGTGCTTCGGCTACGGGCGAGTTGGTGTTTGACAATGTGAAAGTTCCGAAAGAAAACCTATTGCCTAAATCGAAGGGTTTAAAGTCGCCTTTGATGTGTTTGTCTTCGGCTCGTTTTGGGATTGCTTGGGGCGCAATTGGTGCAGCTTCTGACTGTTATGATTCTGCTTTGCGTTATTCTTTGCAGCGAGAACAGTTTGGCAAACCGATTGCAGGTTTTCAATTGACCCAGAAGAAACTCGCTGAAATGATTACCGAAATCACCAAAGCGCAGTTGTTGGCGTGGCGTTTGGGTGTTTTGAAAAACGAGGGTCGGGCGACTCCTGCTCAAATTTCGATGGGCAAACGAAATAATGTGGACATGGCTTTAAAGATTGCTCGGGAAGCTCGTCAAATTCACGGCGGTATGGGCATCAGTGGTGAATATTCGATTATGCGCCATAGCATGAATTTGGAGTCGGTGGTGACGTATGAAGGTACACACGATATTCACCTGTTGATTACGGGAATGGATGTGACGGGGATTAATGCTTTTCAGTAA
- a CDS encoding LamG domain-containing protein, whose product MNRLTKSCLQIFNVCFKMFAICLLLSVFTSTKIQAQDTGCYTLKNLITNEYLSNGGPLFFDYYANRGKADAWEKFYLTKLPDGKYTIYGEDGKYLSAQPWGGFVWKASTPNDWEKWNISGGIIESHHGTELMARPIFKNVMVVDRDNAEEDRAGTDSRTYYGLYNWTIEPSTGCKVPPTFYLNPPFTDDYLTINSTSDCVPIPQANNPIANLTVEAWVNNSSLGNDIQAIVSATDGSFVHLQTSADNNVNCVVYLDNGGAVMLPVIPALTANKWHHVAIVAESGNSRIYLDGKQVGAVNPTTFNGIKPSNSVFIGKGWEGQRIFKGKMAGVRVWDRAFTPAEIYANYTSIPTNLNGLIFQR is encoded by the coding sequence ATGAACCGTTTAACAAAATCATGCCTTCAAATCTTCAATGTATGCTTCAAAATGTTCGCAATTTGCCTACTACTTTCAGTATTCACATCCACAAAAATTCAAGCGCAAGATACAGGATGTTACACGCTTAAAAATTTAATTACCAATGAATATCTTAGTAATGGTGGTCCATTATTTTTTGACTATTATGCAAACCGAGGTAAGGCAGATGCATGGGAAAAATTCTATCTGACTAAACTACCCGATGGCAAATATACCATATACGGTGAAGATGGAAAGTATTTATCTGCACAACCATGGGGGGGGTTTGTATGGAAAGCTAGTACACCAAATGACTGGGAAAAATGGAACATCAGCGGTGGCATAATTGAATCGCATCATGGAACAGAACTGATGGCACGACCGATATTTAAAAATGTCATGGTAGTAGATAGGGATAATGCAGAGGAGGATAGAGCGGGTACAGATTCCCGAACTTATTATGGACTGTACAATTGGACAATCGAACCTTCCACAGGCTGCAAAGTTCCCCCTACTTTTTATCTGAATCCCCCATTTACTGATGATTATCTTACTATCAATTCCACTTCTGATTGTGTACCCATTCCCCAAGCCAACAATCCTATTGCGAATCTAACCGTAGAAGCATGGGTCAATAATTCAAGTCTGGGTAATGACATACAAGCGATTGTGAGTGCTACAGATGGCAGCTTTGTACACTTACAAACTTCGGCAGATAACAATGTTAATTGTGTTGTTTATTTGGACAATGGAGGAGCAGTGATGTTGCCTGTCATCCCTGCACTGACTGCTAACAAATGGCACCATGTAGCAATAGTAGCCGAATCGGGTAACAGTCGGATATATTTGGACGGAAAGCAAGTCGGAGCAGTCAATCCCACTACCTTCAATGGAATAAAACCCTCCAACTCTGTTTTTATTGGAAAAGGATGGGAAGGACAAAGAATATTTAAAGGTAAAATGGCAGGTGTAAGAGTTTGGGATCGTGCATTTACCCCAGCCGAAATCTATGCCAACTATACTTCTATCCCCACAAATCTAAATGGACTTATTTTTCAACGCTAA
- a CDS encoding formylglycine-generating enzyme family protein, whose amino-acid sequence MKNTTRILLLLTLFLLWSCQQNPHSLSSKTNLEAPKKITLCYSTVNEQNRPFVNQQILEEIATIKVSETQKADTTGMVWIEGGSFDMGADTVTPLKENAALLGAQPRLDEFPKHTTKVDGFWMDKTEVTNAQFSKFVEATGWKTVAERPIDLKEIMAQLPEGAKPPSAEMLAPASLVFHYPENKQQANYSFNDWWEAVKGANWQHPYGDGSTIEGKENYPVVHISWYDALAYCKWAGKRLPTEAEWEYASRGNQNAQLYPWGSELLQGGKPNANYWQGDFPLKNEVTDGFERLAPVGSFAANGYGLYDMAGNAWEWCQDWYHADYYACVAENQLVDNPQGPDLSFDPSMPDASQKVMRGGSFLCNDSYCSGYRVAARMKSSPDTGLEHTGFRCVR is encoded by the coding sequence ATGAAAAATACCACCCGAATACTTCTTCTTCTCACTCTTTTCCTTCTTTGGTCTTGCCAACAAAATCCACACTCCCTATCCTCAAAAACCAATTTAGAAGCTCCAAAAAAAATTACGCTCTGCTATTCTACTGTTAATGAACAAAATCGCCCTTTTGTCAATCAGCAGATATTGGAGGAAATTGCTACAATTAAAGTCAGCGAAACCCAAAAAGCAGATACAACAGGAATGGTTTGGATTGAAGGAGGAAGTTTTGACATGGGAGCAGATACAGTTACACCTTTAAAAGAAAATGCAGCTTTATTGGGTGCTCAACCCCGTCTTGATGAATTCCCCAAACATACGACTAAAGTAGATGGTTTTTGGATGGATAAAACTGAAGTGACCAATGCTCAGTTTAGTAAATTTGTGGAGGCAACAGGTTGGAAGACAGTAGCAGAACGCCCAATTGATTTGAAGGAAATCATGGCGCAATTACCCGAAGGTGCAAAACCTCCTTCTGCCGAAATGTTGGCTCCCGCTTCTTTGGTTTTTCACTACCCTGAAAACAAACAGCAGGCGAATTACTCCTTCAATGATTGGTGGGAAGCGGTGAAAGGAGCAAATTGGCAACATCCTTATGGAGATGGCAGTACGATTGAAGGAAAAGAGAATTATCCTGTTGTCCATATTTCTTGGTACGATGCTTTGGCGTATTGTAAGTGGGCGGGCAAACGTTTACCAACTGAGGCGGAATGGGAATATGCTTCAAGGGGAAATCAAAATGCCCAATTGTATCCGTGGGGTAGTGAGTTATTGCAGGGCGGAAAACCAAATGCAAATTATTGGCAGGGTGATTTTCCGTTGAAAAATGAAGTGACCGATGGTTTTGAACGCCTTGCTCCTGTGGGTTCTTTTGCTGCAAATGGATATGGCTTATACGATATGGCGGGCAATGCTTGGGAATGGTGCCAGGACTGGTATCATGCTGATTATTACGCTTGTGTGGCTGAAAATCAATTGGTGGATAATCCGCAAGGCCCTGACCTCAGTTTTGACCCTTCTATGCCAGATGCTTCTCAGAAGGTGATGCGGGGCGGTTCTTTTCTATGCAATGACAGCTATTGTTCGGGTTATCGAGTGGCTGCAAGGATGAAATCGAGTCCTGATACAGGATTGGAGCATACGGGATTTAGGTGTGTGCGGTGA
- a CDS encoding T9SS type A sorting domain-containing protein → MKSSNLTVIIFLLLAAGIFQLQAQITITQDNFPRQASFTDAVYISRNAGVVTPSEGQNQIWDYSAIPLGELAEDVYYDASNDPDFPEALNYYRRSTSFQEFRIPYDGYENIDAMGFYQVGSRSIDISFPITAISGGPNDVLRFPPTVRGAEGRNDYVKFPLAYQTQWSATLVAYTDFELTVAAFGLNQTPGSNKRIVTINREVVGEGKVIIPMEDGSPSQPIEVLMIKSTFTAIDSFFLAGAPAPAVLLNAFGIVQGQVTNSDAAYSFYTSGSSSFVFYADTDDDFYNYRPSVARQAVPINISHNRVCDVPSEGQSQVTVTITGGTAPYQVSGNFNGEIEENEAFIFILDDNETSYDIIVVDAEGNESQVFETGLIPCTKLPVELLSFEGELKTEGNLLQWTTASESNNQFFTLSYSTDGQNFDLLQKIEGNGTTSSANRYEFLHRTASKGTTYYQLSQTDLDGTTKNLGTISLQRGETSIYSIEVYPTATKHQLNIAFNFSDASESVTLNVYDMTGRVVKSQNLDSNDFAMQLNVNDLATGAYILRIENGLETLTAKFIRL, encoded by the coding sequence ATGAAATCATCAAATTTAACCGTCATTATTTTTTTATTATTAGCTGCTGGTATTTTCCAACTTCAAGCACAAATCACCATCACTCAAGATAATTTTCCGAGACAAGCCAGCTTTACAGACGCTGTATATATTTCACGCAATGCAGGTGTTGTGACTCCAAGTGAAGGACAAAACCAAATATGGGATTATTCAGCGATTCCATTAGGTGAACTTGCAGAAGATGTTTACTATGACGCTTCCAATGACCCTGACTTTCCTGAAGCATTAAATTATTATCGAAGAAGCACCTCTTTTCAGGAATTCCGAATTCCCTATGATGGCTATGAAAATATAGATGCAATGGGTTTTTACCAAGTAGGCTCAAGGTCTATTGATATCAGTTTTCCCATCACGGCCATTAGTGGAGGACCAAATGATGTATTGCGTTTTCCTCCAACGGTAAGGGGAGCAGAGGGACGCAATGACTACGTAAAATTTCCATTAGCATACCAGACGCAATGGAGTGCTACACTTGTAGCATACACCGATTTTGAATTGACCGTTGCTGCATTTGGCTTAAACCAAACCCCAGGATCCAACAAGCGAATAGTTACCATTAATCGAGAAGTAGTAGGCGAAGGCAAGGTCATTATACCGATGGAAGATGGTTCTCCTTCTCAACCCATTGAAGTATTGATGATTAAATCCACTTTTACCGCAATAGATAGTTTCTTTTTGGCAGGCGCACCTGCTCCAGCTGTTCTTTTGAATGCCTTTGGCATCGTACAAGGACAAGTCACCAATAGCGATGCAGCATATAGCTTTTACACATCAGGTTCGAGCAGCTTTGTCTTTTATGCTGATACAGACGATGATTTTTACAATTACAGACCATCCGTAGCAAGACAAGCAGTTCCTATCAACATCTCTCACAACCGAGTATGTGATGTACCCTCAGAAGGACAATCGCAAGTAACCGTGACCATTACAGGAGGAACAGCACCTTATCAAGTCAGTGGTAACTTCAATGGTGAAATTGAAGAAAACGAGGCGTTTATCTTTATTTTGGACGACAACGAAACCAGCTATGACATCATTGTAGTAGATGCAGAAGGCAATGAGTCGCAAGTGTTTGAAACAGGTTTGATTCCTTGTACCAAACTACCTGTTGAATTATTGAGTTTTGAAGGAGAGCTCAAAACAGAAGGTAATTTACTCCAATGGACGACTGCTTCTGAATCGAACAATCAGTTTTTCACGCTCAGTTATTCTACCGATGGTCAAAATTTTGATTTACTTCAAAAAATTGAAGGAAACGGTACAACAAGTTCTGCCAATCGCTACGAGTTTTTGCATCGAACTGCTTCAAAAGGAACGACCTATTACCAATTGAGTCAAACCGATTTGGATGGTACGACCAAAAACTTAGGAACAATCAGTTTGCAAAGAGGCGAAACGAGTATTTATTCTATTGAAGTCTATCCAACGGCTACCAAACACCAACTCAATATTGCATTCAATTTTTCAGATGCTTCAGAATCAGTGACTTTGAATGTGTATGATATGACAGGTAGGGTTGTCAAAAGTCAAAACTTGGACTCCAATGATTTTGCAATGCAGCTAAACGTGAATGACTTGGCAACAGGCGCTTACATTCTTCGGATAGAAAATGGCTTGGAAACTTTAACGGCAAAGTTTATAAGGCTTTAG